The following are encoded together in the Capsulimonas corticalis genome:
- a CDS encoding phosphoketolase family protein: MTLTMPTLETLSAEELRLMNAYWRAANYLSIGQIYLLANPLLTEPLKREHIKPRLLGHWGTTPGLNFIYVHFNRLIKQNDLNAIYIAGPGHGGPGLVANTYLEGVYSEVYPDISQDTLGMQRLFKQFSFPGGIPSHVAPETPGSIHEGGELGYALSHAYGAVFDNPDLVACCVVGDGEAETGPMAASWHSNKFLDAARDGAVLPILHLNGYKIANPTVLARISHEELENLFRGYGYKPYFVEGDDPEIMHQTMATTLDTVLAEIQSIQANAREKGDLKRPLWPMIILRTPKGWTGPKYVDGLKTEGYWRSHQVPFSEMDKPEHVTVLENWMKSYRPEELFDERGALIPELAALAPTGDRRMGANPHANGAALLKGLRLPAFRDYALTVDRPGVTYGEATRVLGGFLRDVMAQNADRQNFRVFSPDENNSNRLDAILSATNRAWDAEMLPEDDRLAPDGRVMEILSEHTCQGWLEGYLLTGRHGFFSCYEAFIHIVDSMFNQHAKWLKSTNRIPWRRPIASLNYLLTSHVWRQDNNGFSHQDPGFIDHVINKKADVVRVYLPPDANCLLSVADHCLRSRQYVNVIVAGKQPALQYLTMDAAVKHCTAGIGIWEWASNDQGGDPDVVMACAGDIPTLETLAAVDLLRRSLPDLKIRVVNVVDLMTLEPHSEHPHGLTDADFDTIFTKDKPVIFAYHGYPWLIHRLCYRRTNHGNFHVRGYKEEGTTTTPFDMVVLNDLDRFHLAGDVIDRVPSLGGKAAYLKQQLRDKLFEHKAYVREYGEDMPEIRDWTWTH; encoded by the coding sequence ATGACGCTCACCATGCCGACGCTTGAAACGCTCAGCGCCGAAGAACTGCGTTTGATGAACGCCTACTGGCGCGCCGCCAACTATCTCTCCATCGGGCAAATCTACCTTCTCGCCAACCCGCTTCTGACCGAGCCGCTGAAACGCGAGCATATCAAGCCGCGCCTTTTGGGCCACTGGGGCACCACGCCCGGCCTGAACTTTATCTACGTCCACTTCAACCGGCTGATCAAGCAAAACGATCTCAACGCGATCTACATCGCCGGCCCCGGACATGGCGGGCCGGGACTGGTCGCCAATACATATTTGGAAGGCGTGTACAGCGAGGTGTATCCCGATATCAGCCAGGATACGCTCGGGATGCAGCGCCTGTTCAAGCAGTTCTCGTTTCCCGGCGGTATCCCCAGCCATGTGGCGCCCGAGACGCCCGGCTCGATCCACGAGGGCGGCGAGCTTGGCTATGCGCTTTCGCACGCCTATGGCGCGGTGTTTGACAATCCGGATCTCGTCGCGTGCTGCGTTGTGGGCGACGGCGAGGCGGAGACCGGGCCGATGGCGGCGAGCTGGCACAGCAATAAGTTTCTCGACGCCGCGCGCGACGGCGCGGTGCTGCCGATTTTACACCTGAACGGCTATAAGATCGCGAACCCCACCGTGCTGGCGCGCATCAGCCATGAAGAGCTCGAAAACCTCTTCCGTGGCTACGGCTACAAGCCGTACTTTGTTGAGGGCGACGATCCTGAGATCATGCATCAAACGATGGCGACGACTCTGGACACGGTCCTCGCCGAGATCCAATCGATCCAGGCGAATGCGCGCGAGAAGGGCGATTTGAAGCGCCCTCTCTGGCCGATGATCATCCTGCGAACGCCTAAAGGGTGGACGGGGCCAAAGTATGTCGACGGCCTGAAAACCGAGGGATACTGGCGCTCGCATCAAGTGCCGTTCTCGGAGATGGACAAACCCGAACATGTGACGGTGCTCGAAAACTGGATGAAGAGCTATCGTCCCGAAGAGCTGTTCGACGAGCGCGGCGCGTTGATCCCCGAGCTGGCGGCGCTGGCCCCAACAGGCGACCGGCGCATGGGCGCCAATCCGCACGCGAACGGCGCAGCTCTGCTCAAGGGCCTGCGCCTGCCCGCATTTCGCGATTACGCCCTCACCGTCGATCGGCCTGGCGTGACATACGGCGAGGCGACTCGCGTGCTGGGCGGATTTCTGCGCGATGTGATGGCGCAAAACGCCGACCGTCAGAACTTCCGCGTCTTCTCGCCCGACGAGAACAACTCCAATCGGCTGGACGCCATTCTCAGCGCGACCAACCGTGCATGGGATGCTGAAATGCTGCCGGAGGATGACCGGCTCGCCCCCGATGGTCGCGTGATGGAGATCCTGAGCGAGCATACCTGCCAGGGCTGGCTGGAGGGTTATCTGCTCACGGGCCGGCACGGGTTCTTCTCGTGTTATGAGGCGTTTATCCATATCGTCGACTCCATGTTCAATCAGCACGCCAAATGGCTCAAGAGCACCAATCGTATCCCGTGGCGCCGGCCCATCGCCTCGCTGAACTATCTGCTGACCTCGCATGTCTGGCGGCAGGACAACAACGGCTTCTCTCATCAGGACCCGGGCTTTATCGACCATGTGATCAACAAGAAGGCCGATGTCGTGCGCGTCTATCTGCCGCCCGACGCCAACTGTCTGCTGTCCGTGGCCGACCACTGCCTGCGCAGCCGGCAATACGTGAACGTGATCGTCGCCGGCAAGCAGCCGGCGCTCCAGTATCTGACCATGGACGCCGCCGTCAAACACTGCACGGCGGGCATTGGGATCTGGGAGTGGGCGAGCAATGACCAGGGCGGCGATCCCGATGTGGTGATGGCCTGCGCGGGCGACATCCCCACGCTGGAGACTCTGGCCGCCGTGGATCTCCTGCGCCGCAGCCTGCCCGATCTGAAGATCCGCGTGGTCAATGTCGTCGACTTGATGACCCTGGAGCCACACAGCGAGCACCCGCACGGTCTCACCGACGCCGATTTCGATACGATCTTCACGAAGGACAAGCCCGTGATCTTCGCCTATCACGGCTATCCCTGGCTGATCCATCGTCTCTGCTACCGGCGGACCAATCACGGAAACTTCCACGTGCGCGGATACAAAGAAGAGGGAACGACGACCACGCCCTTCGACATGGTCGTCTTGAACGATCTCGATCGCTTCCATCTGGCGGGCGACGTCATCGACCGCGTTCCCTCGCTTGGCGGCAAGGCCGCCTATCTCAAGCAGCAACTGCGCGACAAGCTGTTCGAGCACAAGGCGTATGTCCGCGAATACGGCGAGGACATGCCCGAGATACGAGACTGGACCTGGACGCATTGA
- a CDS encoding acetate/propionate family kinase: MNVLALNAGSSSLKYRLFRVSDGVEEALHEGEAERLDGPMFPDAAGKAIEECRHYGVSAVGHRFVHGGADFHEPVVVTDGVRERLRGLAEIDPLHNPTEMAVMEETRRALPDAPVVAVFDTAFHHTLPEAAYRYALPWELSDRLGLRRYGFHGISHRYASERLFTLLGREAHGTKIVTCHLGSGASLCAIRDGESVDTSMGMTPLEGLVMGTRSGDIDPGLLLHLLRTQGMTAEALDDLLNRKSGLLGLSGRSADVRDLEAAAGDARVALALEIFVDRVRKYLGAYAVVLGGLDAIVFTGGVGEHSAPIRARICRGLEFLGVALDESLNQQVGHEPARISAGHSPLDIAGQNHTLAGQGGQVEIWTIPADEERQIAREVAALLQK; encoded by the coding sequence ATGAACGTTTTGGCATTGAACGCCGGCAGCTCCAGCCTCAAATACCGCCTCTTTCGCGTTTCTGATGGCGTGGAAGAGGCGCTGCATGAGGGCGAGGCCGAGCGTCTGGATGGCCCGATGTTCCCGGACGCCGCCGGTAAGGCGATCGAGGAGTGCCGGCATTACGGCGTCAGCGCCGTGGGACATCGTTTTGTCCATGGCGGCGCCGACTTTCACGAACCGGTCGTCGTCACGGACGGCGTCCGGGAGCGCCTGCGCGGCCTTGCGGAGATCGATCCGCTGCACAATCCCACCGAGATGGCGGTGATGGAGGAAACCCGGCGCGCGCTGCCTGACGCGCCGGTCGTCGCGGTCTTCGACACGGCCTTCCATCACACGCTGCCCGAGGCCGCGTATCGTTACGCGCTGCCCTGGGAGCTGTCTGACCGTCTCGGTCTGCGCCGTTATGGCTTCCATGGGATTTCACATCGCTACGCCTCCGAACGGCTTTTTACGCTGCTGGGGCGTGAAGCTCATGGGACAAAGATCGTCACATGCCATCTGGGAAGCGGCGCGAGTCTCTGCGCGATCCGCGACGGCGAAAGCGTGGACACCAGCATGGGGATGACTCCGCTGGAGGGTCTCGTCATGGGAACGCGCAGCGGCGACATCGACCCCGGCCTGCTCCTCCATCTGCTGCGAACGCAGGGCATGACCGCCGAGGCTCTGGACGATCTGCTCAATCGAAAAAGCGGCCTGCTGGGGCTTTCGGGACGCAGCGCCGATGTGCGTGATTTGGAAGCCGCCGCGGGCGATGCGCGCGTCGCGCTGGCGCTCGAAATCTTTGTGGACCGCGTTCGCAAGTATCTCGGCGCCTACGCCGTCGTGCTGGGCGGGCTGGACGCCATTGTCTTTACCGGCGGAGTCGGCGAGCACTCGGCGCCCATCCGCGCACGGATCTGCCGGGGCTTAGAGTTTCTCGGCGTCGCCCTCGACGAATCGCTCAACCAGCAAGTGGGCCATGAGCCCGCGCGAATCAGCGCCGGGCATTCTCCCCTTGATATCGCGGGCCAAAACCACACGCTTGCGGGGCAGGGAGGCCAGGTGGAAATCTGGACCATCCCCGCCGACGAAGAACGACAGATCGCGCGCGAAGTCGCCGCTCTGCTTCAGAAATGA
- the mgtA gene encoding magnesium-translocating P-type ATPase: MKNEVTDFDPAAGAFWSVPADELLGRLHTASQGLTSEEAKKRLASGSGGLRGGRRDKSALLLLLSQFKSPIILVLIAAAILSIFLKDGADAAIILVIVFVSGALGFWQERGAADAVRKLLAIVQVKATCLRDGKPVDVLTDEIVLGDIVLLKAGGSIAADCLLLESKDLFVNEATLTGETFPVEKSVGVTPPDTALAKRTNTLYMGTYVTSGTARAVAARVGSATEVGKVSQTLAHKPPETEFERGIRHFGYMLMEVTFLMLMAILAVNVYLGRPVLDSLLFSLALAVGLTPQLLPAIISINLAHGAKNMAQKKVIVKRLSSIENFGSMDVLCTDKTGTLTDGTVKLRGAIDFTGKDSDYVFLLAYLNATFQSGYANPIDQAIAADHSPNIDAYKKLDEEPYDFVRKRLSVLVAQSSESGAAETHRMITKGALANILAVCASAQAADGSVAPLDPLRARIQAQYEALSAQGCRTLGVAFRDVGLEVSKIDKSHEADMTFAGFLALFDPLQDGIIESLQNLRDLGVSLKLITGDNALVAANVSQQAKMRDTEVLTGGELLQMSQEALVRRVSKIGVFAEVEPNQKERIILALKKAGHVVGYMGDGINDASALHAADVGISVAGAVDVAKESADIVLLEKDLLVLAAGVREGRITFANTLKYIFMATSANFGNMFSMAGASLFLTFLPLLPKQVLLTNLMTDFPAMTIAGDRVDPEMVDAPRRWDIAFLRRFMLVFGFVSSAFDYLTFFVLLHWMRATPAQFRTGWFIESVSSAALIVLIVRTRHRCYLSRPSRALFLTTLAVVGVVLILPYTPLAAPLGLTALPIVYLPVLGLIIGLYIVAAEVAKTWFYRSMA, from the coding sequence ATGAAAAATGAAGTGACGGATTTCGATCCGGCGGCCGGCGCATTCTGGAGCGTTCCCGCCGACGAGCTGCTCGGCCGCCTGCATACGGCGTCGCAGGGGCTTACCTCCGAAGAAGCGAAGAAGCGCCTGGCAAGCGGGAGCGGCGGGCTGCGTGGCGGTCGACGGGACAAGAGCGCCCTGCTGCTTTTGCTGTCCCAATTTAAAAGCCCGATCATCCTGGTGCTGATCGCCGCCGCGATCCTCTCCATCTTTCTCAAGGATGGGGCCGACGCCGCGATCATTCTCGTGATCGTCTTCGTCAGCGGCGCGCTGGGCTTCTGGCAGGAGCGCGGCGCGGCCGACGCCGTGCGGAAACTGCTCGCGATCGTTCAGGTCAAAGCGACATGCCTGCGCGACGGCAAGCCCGTCGATGTCCTGACGGACGAGATCGTTCTGGGCGACATCGTGCTGCTCAAAGCCGGCGGATCCATCGCCGCCGATTGCCTGCTGCTGGAATCCAAGGATCTGTTCGTCAACGAGGCGACCCTGACCGGCGAGACATTCCCCGTCGAGAAGTCCGTGGGCGTTACGCCTCCCGATACGGCGCTCGCGAAGCGGACGAATACGCTCTACATGGGAACGTATGTGACCAGCGGAACCGCCCGCGCGGTCGCGGCGCGCGTGGGGAGCGCCACGGAAGTGGGAAAGGTCTCCCAAACGCTGGCGCACAAGCCGCCGGAGACCGAGTTTGAACGCGGGATCCGCCACTTCGGCTACATGCTGATGGAGGTGACGTTCCTGATGCTGATGGCGATTCTGGCCGTCAACGTCTATTTGGGACGGCCCGTGCTGGACTCCCTGCTCTTTTCGCTGGCGCTGGCGGTGGGGCTGACGCCGCAGCTACTCCCGGCGATCATCAGCATCAATCTGGCGCACGGCGCCAAGAACATGGCCCAAAAGAAGGTGATCGTCAAGCGGCTCTCCAGCATCGAGAACTTCGGGAGCATGGATGTGCTGTGTACGGATAAAACCGGCACGCTCACCGATGGAACCGTCAAACTGCGCGGCGCGATCGACTTTACAGGCAAGGACAGCGACTATGTCTTTCTGCTCGCCTACCTCAACGCCACATTCCAATCCGGTTACGCCAATCCTATCGATCAGGCGATCGCCGCCGACCATTCGCCCAATATCGACGCCTACAAAAAGCTCGACGAAGAACCGTACGATTTTGTGCGCAAGCGGCTGAGCGTCCTGGTCGCGCAGTCGTCCGAAAGCGGCGCGGCGGAAACGCATCGGATGATCACGAAGGGCGCCCTGGCGAATATTCTGGCCGTCTGCGCTTCGGCGCAGGCGGCCGACGGATCCGTCGCGCCCCTGGATCCGCTCCGCGCGCGGATCCAGGCCCAGTATGAGGCGCTGAGCGCGCAGGGCTGCCGCACGCTGGGCGTCGCCTTTCGGGATGTCGGTCTCGAAGTCTCCAAAATCGACAAGAGCCATGAGGCGGATATGACCTTCGCCGGATTTCTGGCGCTGTTCGATCCGCTGCAAGACGGGATCATCGAATCGCTCCAGAACCTGCGTGACCTGGGCGTCTCTCTGAAGCTGATTACCGGAGACAATGCGCTCGTGGCCGCGAATGTCAGCCAGCAGGCGAAGATGCGCGACACGGAGGTTCTCACGGGAGGCGAGCTGCTGCAAATGAGCCAGGAGGCGCTGGTCCGGCGTGTTTCCAAGATCGGGGTGTTCGCCGAAGTCGAGCCGAACCAAAAGGAGCGCATCATTCTCGCGCTCAAAAAGGCCGGGCATGTCGTGGGATACATGGGGGATGGGATCAATGACGCGTCCGCCCTGCACGCCGCCGATGTGGGGATCTCCGTGGCCGGCGCGGTGGATGTCGCCAAGGAATCGGCCGATATTGTTCTGCTGGAGAAAGACCTTCTGGTGCTGGCGGCGGGAGTGCGCGAAGGGCGAATCACCTTCGCCAACACGCTCAAATATATCTTCATGGCGACCAGCGCCAACTTCGGCAACATGTTCAGCATGGCGGGCGCGTCGCTGTTCCTGACGTTTCTCCCGCTGCTGCCCAAACAAGTCCTGCTGACAAACCTGATGACCGACTTTCCGGCGATGACCATCGCGGGCGACCGCGTGGATCCGGAGATGGTGGACGCGCCGCGCCGCTGGGACATCGCGTTCCTGCGCCGCTTCATGCTCGTCTTCGGGTTCGTCAGCTCCGCCTTCGACTACCTCACCTTTTTCGTCCTGCTGCACTGGATGCGCGCCACGCCCGCGCAGTTCCGCACCGGATGGTTCATCGAAAGCGTATCGAGCGCCGCCCTGATCGTGCTGATCGTACGCACCCGCCACCGATGCTATCTCAGCCGCCCCAGCCGAGCGCTGTTCCTCACGACGCTCGCCGTGGTCGGCGTCGTCCTGATCCTGCCATACACGCCGCTGGCCGCTCCGCTGGGTTTGACGGCGCTGCCGATCGTCTATCTTCCCGTGCTGGGTTTGATCATCGGACTTTATATCGTCGCCGCCGAGGTGGCGAAGACGTGGTTTTATCGAAGCATGGCGTGA
- a CDS encoding type II secretion system protein, with protein MNSLSNRASQRGFTLIELLVVIAIIAVLAAILFPVFAKAREKARQVSCASNLKQIGLALLQYTQDYDEKMMTDWDGQHSYKQSIQIYMKSAQLWSCPSNPHNQEIGNAADPAQGMPAIVRSYAANPRLICPGWAGPSPGIAMINEPSTRIVICDSTYEWGVMYTDWNPLNGRHDMRDNGFAGHTDNMDCLFMDGHVKGLKPTATTTPVNMWGTMDDNTGGGDCDTGWPAKYVSGINCTQVSPGQVAAAGELQQKYQ; from the coding sequence ATGAATTCATTGAGCAATCGTGCTTCGCAGCGTGGGTTTACACTCATCGAGTTATTAGTTGTCATCGCAATCATCGCGGTTTTAGCGGCAATTCTGTTCCCAGTCTTCGCCAAGGCGCGTGAGAAAGCGCGCCAGGTCAGCTGCGCGAGCAATTTGAAGCAGATCGGTCTGGCGCTTCTCCAGTACACGCAGGACTACGATGAGAAGATGATGACGGACTGGGACGGGCAGCATTCGTACAAGCAGTCGATTCAGATCTACATGAAGAGCGCCCAGCTCTGGTCCTGCCCGTCCAATCCGCACAACCAGGAGATCGGCAACGCGGCGGATCCGGCGCAGGGGATGCCCGCGATCGTTCGGTCGTACGCGGCGAACCCGCGTCTGATCTGCCCGGGATGGGCGGGGCCCAGCCCCGGCATCGCGATGATCAACGAGCCGTCCACGCGCATCGTCATTTGCGATTCGACCTATGAGTGGGGCGTGATGTACACGGACTGGAACCCGCTCAATGGCCGCCACGACATGCGTGACAACGGCTTCGCCGGCCACACGGACAATATGGACTGCCTGTTCATGGACGGCCATGTCAAGGGACTGAAGCCCACCGCCACCACGACGCCGGTCAATATGTGGGGAACGATGGACGACAACACCGGCGGGGGAGACTGCGACACCGGCTGGCCCGCCAAGTACGTCAGCGGCATCAATTGCACCCAGGTCTCGCCGGGACAAGTCGCCGCCGCCGGCGAGCTTCAGCAGAAGTATCAGTAG
- a CDS encoding protein-glutamate methylesterase/protein-glutamine glutaminase, with protein sequence MSGKKIRALIVDDSAAMRQLLSHILSSDPEIEIVGTAADPFIAREKIIQLTPDVITLDVEMPRMDGLTFLEKLMRGRPTPVVMVSSLTQAGCDITMRALELGAIDFFAKPTFDTLNGVSEGADIIIEKVKAAARARILPRTAPAKPQATAALSGAAAYQLTNRIIAIGASTGGTEAIREVLTQLPANSPGIVMVLHMPPGFTTSYAKRLDSLCNIRVKEAENGDRVLPGHALLAPGSFHMSLVKSGAEYSVRVAEGPPVNRHRPSVDVLFDSCAALAGRNATAAILTGMGDDGARGLRRMRDSGAYTVAQDEATCVVFGMPKEAIAQGAAHEVLPLQCIAERLLTHK encoded by the coding sequence ATGTCCGGTAAGAAGATACGAGCGCTCATTGTCGATGACAGCGCCGCGATGCGGCAATTGCTGAGCCACATTCTCTCATCCGATCCCGAAATCGAGATCGTGGGGACCGCGGCCGATCCGTTTATCGCGCGCGAAAAGATTATCCAATTGACGCCCGACGTCATTACCCTGGACGTCGAGATGCCGCGCATGGACGGCCTGACCTTCCTGGAGAAGCTGATGCGCGGACGCCCCACCCCGGTCGTGATGGTCTCCTCGCTGACGCAAGCCGGCTGCGACATCACCATGCGGGCGCTGGAGCTCGGCGCGATCGACTTCTTCGCGAAGCCAACCTTCGACACGCTGAACGGCGTTTCCGAAGGCGCCGATATTATCATCGAGAAGGTGAAGGCGGCCGCGCGCGCCCGGATCCTGCCGCGAACCGCACCGGCGAAACCGCAGGCGACGGCGGCGCTCTCCGGGGCGGCCGCCTATCAGCTCACCAACCGGATCATCGCCATCGGCGCCTCGACCGGCGGCACCGAAGCGATCCGCGAAGTGCTGACCCAGCTTCCGGCGAACTCACCCGGGATCGTCATGGTGCTGCACATGCCGCCCGGCTTCACGACCTCGTACGCCAAGCGTCTGGACAGCCTCTGCAATATCCGCGTGAAAGAAGCGGAGAACGGCGACCGAGTGCTCCCCGGGCACGCCCTGCTCGCTCCGGGCAGCTTCCATATGTCGCTGGTGAAGTCCGGGGCGGAGTACTCCGTCCGCGTCGCGGAAGGCCCGCCGGTCAACCGGCACCGTCCCTCCGTCGATGTCCTGTTCGATAGCTGCGCGGCGCTCGCCGGCCGCAACGCGACGGCGGCGATCCTCACCGGCATGGGCGACGACGGCGCGCGCGGCCTGCGCCGCATGCGCGACTCCGGCGCCTACACCGTCGCCCAGGATGAAGCCACCTGCGTCGTCTTCGGCATGCCCAAAGAAGCCATCGCCCAGGGCGCCGCCCACGAAGTCCTTCCCCTGCAATGTATCGCCGAGCGTCTGCTGACGCACAAGTAA
- a CDS encoding chemotaxis protein CheD, with translation MNKRYEQEFGERRRRSIHIGGVCASKAPTVVRTILGSCIAVGLYDSQVNVGGLNHFMLPESSSGEAVSARYGVHAMELLINDCMKHGADRSRLQAKVFGGAHVLRIAESSGGVPQSNIRFALSFLETEGIPIVSRDLGGYAAREVYFFTDTGRTLMRRLESTGADQQTLMAEVAREKKSLARPAPQSAPADDSNITLF, from the coding sequence GTGAATAAGCGATACGAGCAGGAATTTGGGGAGCGGCGGCGCCGCTCGATTCACATCGGGGGAGTCTGCGCGAGCAAGGCGCCAACCGTCGTCCGGACAATCCTGGGATCGTGCATCGCGGTCGGCCTGTACGATTCTCAGGTGAACGTCGGCGGCCTCAATCACTTTATGCTGCCGGAAAGCAGCAGCGGCGAAGCCGTGAGCGCGCGTTACGGCGTGCACGCCATGGAGCTGCTGATCAACGACTGCATGAAGCACGGCGCCGACCGGAGCCGCTTGCAGGCGAAGGTGTTTGGCGGAGCGCACGTCCTGCGGATCGCCGAATCGTCGGGCGGCGTGCCGCAGAGCAATATCCGATTCGCCCTCAGCTTTCTGGAGACCGAAGGGATCCCGATCGTCTCGCGCGATCTGGGCGGCTACGCGGCGCGCGAGGTGTACTTCTTCACGGACACCGGCCGCACACTGATGCGGCGATTGGAGTCAACCGGCGCCGATCAGCAGACGCTGATGGCGGAAGTCGCGAGAGAGAAGAAGTCGCTTGCGCGTCCCGCCCCGCAGAGCGCTCCCGCCGACGACAGCAACATCACATTATTTTAA
- a CDS encoding CheR family methyltransferase yields the protein MEEPELTDKEFAKFRDLIYQLTGIVINEGKRQLVLSRLTKRLRMHGLSSFSEYYELVTNAGDDEEQSAFINSITTNKTDFFREPHHFEYIARELVPALAQSARRGERKPMLRVWHAGCSTGEEPYTLGVTLSEAFANHSEWDWRQLASDIDTNVLAHAERGIYDESRTDTIPRDLLRKYFLRGSGEREGSYKVKRELQEHLTFRQVNLLEPSWPMRPDTKFDIIFCRNVVIYFDKPTQKRLFERFASRLQPGGLLFIGHSESLLGISNAFDACGQTIYRLTGNERLVEKAA from the coding sequence ATGGAAGAGCCCGAACTCACCGATAAAGAATTCGCGAAGTTTCGTGATCTGATCTATCAGCTCACAGGCATCGTGATCAACGAAGGCAAGCGGCAGCTAGTGCTGTCGCGGCTGACCAAGCGACTCCGGATGCATGGACTTTCGTCGTTTTCCGAGTACTACGAACTCGTCACAAACGCGGGGGACGACGAGGAGCAAAGCGCCTTCATCAACTCCATCACGACGAACAAGACGGATTTCTTTCGCGAGCCGCACCATTTCGAATACATCGCCCGGGAGCTGGTCCCCGCGCTCGCGCAAAGCGCGCGGCGGGGCGAGCGAAAGCCGATGCTGCGCGTCTGGCACGCCGGCTGCTCGACGGGCGAGGAGCCGTACACGCTCGGCGTCACCCTCTCCGAGGCGTTCGCGAACCACTCCGAATGGGACTGGCGGCAGCTCGCCTCGGACATCGATACGAACGTGCTGGCGCACGCCGAGCGCGGGATCTACGATGAAAGCCGAACGGACACGATTCCGCGCGACCTGCTGCGCAAGTACTTCCTGCGCGGCTCCGGCGAGCGGGAGGGATCCTACAAGGTCAAGCGCGAGCTTCAGGAGCATCTGACCTTTCGGCAAGTCAATCTGCTGGAGCCGTCCTGGCCGATGCGCCCCGACACCAAGTTCGACATTATCTTTTGCCGCAACGTGGTGATCTACTTCGACAAGCCCACGCAAAAGCGACTGTTCGAACGCTTCGCGAGCCGGCTTCAGCCTGGCGGACTGCTGTTCATCGGCCACTCAGAATCGCTGCTTGGGATATCCAATGCGTTCGACGCCTGCGGCCAGACGATCTATCGGCTGACCGGAAACGAGAGACTTGTGGAGAAGGCCGCGTGA